From Bradysia coprophila strain Holo2 unplaced genomic scaffold, BU_Bcop_v1 contig_324, whole genome shotgun sequence, the proteins below share one genomic window:
- the LOC119079307 gene encoding uncharacterized protein LOC119079307, translated as MSEIKTINELPYEILIKILKYLSWPDTGNAASTCKLWKELTDDSCLWCVSLNYLVHPDPAKLRFLRRTNRKFHTIKVRGVLRTLEDFQLIKLLGHAVVKLIWIGNYEADVRKFGDLLHCMPNLQHISLFGGIFEHYNDDPPHMRKLKSLEVSNCVGRILELFQRAKLEKFKLHLQCETPMGLREFLSSQPDIGTTLIVEHIGTGVSRRFSLKDLSELNFRLSNLSLTSDRWVDDSNGILRLLKANAETLIELELSGHLKDFIYEFLFSQLKRLKSLKMSVSNAPKDIRFYERLDISHLNSLTLIEPPVHCEHFFMRLPDITNLTLLSCRKHFLRSISDKLSELTTLSLDSGNQLATDRILIPSIKTLHIRTLSHNIDWDGFTKVNDQLTELIIDNVERKEFLNVLDILDITNNTNLRVLSIGKCFTPSDSMLRFIRSNCPLLRVLILGSENFS; from the exons atgaGTGAAATTAAGACGATAAACGAACTTCCATACGAAATtcttatcaaaattttgaaatatctAAGTTGGCCGGACACTGGGAATGCAGCTTCGACTTGTAAATT ATGGAAAGAACTTACAGATGATTCATGTTTGTGGTGTGTGTCATTGAACTATCTAGTACACCCAGACCCAGCTAAATTACGCTTTTTACGAAGAACAAAtcgcaaatttcacacaatcAAAGTACGTGGAGTTTTACGTACTTTGGAGGACTTCCAATTAATCAAGCTATTAGGACATGCAGTGGTCAAACTGATTTGGATTGGCAACTATGAAGCGGATGTCCGGAAATTTGGCGACTTGTTGCATTGTATGCCAAACTTACAGCACATTTCATTGTTTggtggtatttttgaacattaCAACGACGATCCGCCGCACATGCGCAAATTGAAAAGCTTGGAAGTGAGCAATTGTGTAGGCAGAATTCTAGAACTGTTTCAAAGAGCCAAGCTGGAAAAGTTTAAGCTTCATTTACAATGCGAAACACCTATGGGTTTGAGGGAATTTCTCTCGTCTCAACCAGATATTGGCACAACATTGATTGTTGAGCATATTGGCACGGGAGTATCAAGACGATTTTCGTTAAAGGATTTGagtgaattgaattttaggCTCAGCAATTTGTCGCTGACCAGTGACAGATGGGTAGATGACTCTAATGGAATACTCCGACTATTGAAAGCTAATGCGGAAACACTGATTGAATTGGAATTAAGTGGCCATTTGAAGGACTTCATTTACGAATTCCTATTTTCGCAGCTAAAGAGATTGAAGTCACTCAAGATGAGCGTTTCAAATGCACCGAAAGACATAAGGTTCTACGAAAGGCTTGATATAAGCCACCTGAACAGCTTAACATTAATCGAGCCTCCTGTGCACTGTGAACATTTCTTCATGCGACTTCCGGATATTACAAACTTGACGCTACTGAGTTGTAGAAAACATTTCTTGAGATCAATTTCCGACAAACTAAGCGAACTGACAACACTTTCTCTCGATTCGGGCAATCAACTGGCAACCGATCGGATTTTAATTCCAAGTATCAAAACTCTACACATACGCACCCTCAGTCACAACATCGACTGGGATGGCTTCACGAAAGTCAACGATCAGCTAACTGAACTTATCATCGACAACGTTGAAAGGAAAGAATTCCTGAATGTTCTGGACATTCTGGACATTACGAACAACACAAATTTGAGAGTACTCAGTATCGGAAAGTGTTTTACCCCTAGTGATAGTATGTTGAGGTTCATTCGGAGTAATTGTCCGTTGTTGAGAGTTTTAATTTTGGGCTCGGAAAATTTTAGTTGA
- the LOC119079306 gene encoding eukaryotic translation initiation factor 4E1-like, whose translation MPAHNKQQKMQSDIVKHPLHDRWTMWYLKQDQKKKWEEMLSKVETFDMVEDFWSIYNHIRQPSELSQGDDYSMFKNDIRPMWEDAANKNGGRWLLNVDKQYRRTKLDDFWLDTLLCIMGEPFEFHEDINGAVVNVRFGGDRISIWTSDAKKKKSVMAIGRKLKEYLRLDSHFKLYYEVHSASKNTTPLYTI comes from the exons ATGCCAGCACATAACAAACAG CAAAAAATGCAGTCAGACATCGTCAAGCATCCATTGCATGATCGATGGACGATGTGGTATTTGAAACAAGATCAAAAGAAAAAGTGGGAAGAAATGCTGTCGAAAGTCGAAACATTTGATATGGTCGAAGATTTCTGGAGCATTTACAACCACATTCGCCAACCGTCCGAACTGAGTCAGGGTGACGATTATTCGATGTTTAAAAATGATATCAGACCGATGTGGGAGGACGCTGCTAACAAAAATGGCGGCCGTTGGCTACTAAATGTAGATAAACAATATCGACGAACGAAGTTGGACGATTTCTGGTTGGATACT CTCTTGTGCATCATGGGTGAACCATTCGAATTTCATGAGGACATAAACGGAGCAGTCGTGAATGTTCGGTTCGGTGGTGACAGAATCT CGATTTGGACGAGTGAtgcaaagaagaaaaaatcggtTATGGCGATCGGACGGAAGCTGAAGGAGTACCTACGGCTGGACTCTCATTTCAAACTATATTACGAGGTCCATTCGGCCAGCAAAAATACAACACCGTTGTATACGATCTGA